The genomic window ACTGACTCTTTGGTATCCGAAAACGGGATTTCGATCGTCTCTGATAAAcgcataagataaaaattgcgATGCCTTACGCGAACGCaggcaaagtaaaaaaaattaattgtattttctcgTATAATCTCGATTACAAAATAGCCTGATTAATATCacctttaataaataaaacttccgTTTTATTAAGGAATTtcgaaagtatttaaaaaaataaacaatccAAATAAGCTTACCAGTTTCAAGATCTACGGTGTAGGGAAGTCCTGCCCATGGATCATCTTCCTGTGGCTCGGACTCTTTGGCATCGTCCTAAAAATAACGATTGGTCCGAtcgaacaaaaatatatatacgtacatgacggacatacaatattattgcaataattatcCCCAAAAAACACAAAGTCACATAAAAAGTAAAGACGCCTTGCGAgatgaaaaatgttataataaatatgactCGTCGTCAAAAGTAAAGTTTATCTAgcgtattaattataattgtgatCAATTAATAAACTGTAACGAGGAGCCAGTAAATTAGCTAGAAAATTAGACTGAAAGAGTAACGCTGTGATGTAATGAGCGCTGACCGTAATTAACGACGTTCTCGCATCTGAGAGGTGTCAAGCAGAGGTGAAGGACCCGACTCTCGTGAAGCCTGGCtctcgaagagagagagaaagagagagagagagagagagatgtgaTCGGTACCCGGTGCACGATCACACAAAACGTAATTTCAACAAAGATGATTACGAATCCGTACTGCTGACGAATTTGAGATGAAGCTCGTGCAACAATGGCCGAATTCAGTCGAGCGCTATTCGAATCGACCAAGGTCGAGTTTTATAGAGACGTCATAATCAAGCGACCCTATACCGCCGATATGAAAAAGGGCCCAAGGGCGGGCGTATGCCCCGGGCCATAGGTCGCCCGTGGCGCGGCCGTACATGCGAGCTGCAATGAAATGAGTTTAATGAAAACAGTATTGTACTCGATCATTAATCATAGCGAGTCCCTGATAGCGGCCGTCCACAACCACCGgctttctatctctctttcttccctcGCCAAAAtttgcctctctctctctctctctctctctttctcgctcctCGCCGCTCTCCCTTGCCAACCTCTCTCAAATCTTCCATACCCTTCTGCCTACGCTCCGGTCACTTTTTCATTCGACGATATGATATATCGTTGTCGAGTGGTGCGTTACACTGAGCTCTACGGAGTTATGAATACAAAATTCAATCTATCCTAGCGTCCTAAAGTTGAACTCACGCGAGCCAAAAAGGAATACTTTATTACATACTGTTAGAAATATCGTGAATAAAAGGTAATCTTTTTTCCCGATCGAATAGCAGATGTTGTAGTTTATCACGTTGTAGagatttttttccttccaTTGCTCTCATTCAACaaatttaacacatatatttaataaaattatactaaacaaaattgttaaaaataactatacaAATAGAAGATTGTGTAAGCAAAAGTCTGAAAATTTTAGAATCAACTTTTATATCATATCTACGTGAAATCAAATGTAAAGTAAGTGTTTACATCAGACGAGAGCAATGAAGAATTAATGTATGTCTCCTCTAAgcttggaaaaatattttgcataatatttaagaaaatttgaaattttttcgataAGCTTTACAAGGTCCTGCAGTTCTTAAAGACGatcctaaaatattttttgaagagtCACGAACGCGCGTATAACCGTGCGCCTTATTTTGGGCCCACAACGTCATCTCTTTCGACTCTCGAAGGAAACGTCGGTCCCGCTTGACGACGCAACCCCTCGATGTGACAATGGAGGTCCTG from Monomorium pharaonis isolate MP-MQ-018 unplaced genomic scaffold, ASM1337386v2 scaffold_567, whole genome shotgun sequence includes these protein-coding regions:
- the LOC118648652 gene encoding segmentation protein cap'n'collar-like, with the translated sequence MDLIEVLWKQDVDLGFTPVEPATTPTKKPSTSEKESADEIEKLKALEAINATYQKDDAKESEPQEDDPWAGLPYTVDLETGKLIWIVYFFKYFRNSLIKRKFYLLKVILIRLFCNRDYTRKYN